The Daucus carota subsp. sativus chromosome 7, DH1 v3.0, whole genome shotgun sequence genome window below encodes:
- the LOC108193946 gene encoding probable pectate lyase 1 encodes MAVSDKSIVVSAFVLLLLFVRAMATVKDQLSNKLLEDVDGNENAVSNPDEVAAMVDMSTRNSTERRRLGDFSCRTGNPIDDCWRCDSNWHRNRKRLADCGIGFGRNAIGGRDGRFYVVTDSSDDDLHNPRPGTLRHAVIQERPLWIVFKHDMVIQLKKALMMKSFKTIDGRGANVHIAHGGCITIHYATNVIIHGLHIHNCKPTENADGDAISISGSSHIWVDHNSLSNCTDGLVDAVMGSTAITISNNHFTHHNEVMLLGHSDSYVKDKQMQVTIAYNHFGEGLVQRMPRCRHGYFHVVNNDYTHWEMYAIGGSASPTINSQGNRYLAPSNPFAKEVTKRVQTPIGRWKGWNWRSEGDLLLNGAYFTPSGAEATATYARASSLGAQSSSMVGTITSGAGVLGCVRGHQCY; translated from the exons GCTGGAAGATGTTGATGGGAATGAGAATGCAGTTTCTAACCCGGACGAGGTTGCTGCCATGGTTGATAT GAGCACCCGGAACAGCACTGAGCGGAGAAGATTGGGTGATTTTTCGTGTAGAACAGGAAATCCCATAGATGACTGCTGGCGTTGTGACTCCAACTGGCATCGCAACCGCAAGCGCCTTGCTGACTGTGGCATTGGTTTTGGCCGAAATGCCATTGGAGGCCGTGATGGTCGGTTCTATGTGGTAACTGATTCTAGTGATGACGACCTTCATAACCCTAGACCGGGTACTCTGCGCCATGCTGTTATTCAGGAGAGGCCTCTTTGGATTGTTTTCAAGCACGACATGGTGATCCAACTGAAGAAGGCACTTATGATGAAGAGTTTCAAAACAATTGATGGTCGTGGCGCGAATGTCCACATTGCTCACGGAGGCTGCATAACCATTCACTACGCGACCAATGTCATAATTCATGGTCTGCATATCCATAATTGTAAGCCCACTGAAAATGCTGATGGAGATGCCATTTCCATCTCCGGGTCAAGCCACATATGGGTTGATCACAATTCATTATCTAACTGTACTGATGGCCTTGTCGACGCTGTCATGGGCTCAACCGCTATAACAATTTCCAATAATCACTTCACACATCACAACGAGGTTATGTTGCTCGGGCATAGTGATTCCTATGTGAAGGATAAGCAAATGCAAGTTACAATTGCCTACAACCATTTCGGAGAAGGCCTAGTTCAAAGAATGCCAAG ATGTAGACATGGGTATTTTCATGTAGTTAACAATGACTACACTCACTGGGAGATGTACGCAATTGGTGGAAGTGCAAGTCCTACCATCAACAGCCAAGGAAACAGATACCTTGCCCCGTCGAATCCTTTTGCAAAGGAG GTGACAAAGAGAGTACAGACGCCAATTGGGCGCTGGAAGGGTTGGAATTGGAGATCAGAGGGTGACTTGTTACTCAACGGAGCCTACTTCACTCCATCCGGAGCTGAAGCTACAGCAACTTATGCCAGAGCTTCAAGCCTAGGGGCACAATCTTCTTCCATGGTTGGTACAATCACTTCTGGAGCTGGCGTTCTTGGTTGTGTTAGAGGCCATCAGTGCTATTAA